In Gadus morhua chromosome 2, gadMor3.0, whole genome shotgun sequence, the DNA window acacacacatacacacacacacacacacacacacgcatgcacacatacacacttaagcATCACCCCAGTCACACCCCATGCCAATTCAACCCAAACCTGTCacgccccccccttcctctttgcctctccccctcctccccccatccctgAGCTGTCACCGTAGTAGAGGATATAGCCAACGTAcccagagatagagagacactgagagaggatagaaatgaagagagagagagagagagagagagagagagagagagagagagagagagagagagagagagagagagagagaaaaaaagggagagagagggacaggtgcTGAGTGGGTAGTGGTATCAAGGCAAAATACtgaatattaaattaaaaagtTGAAGAGGAGAGTGaatctgggggaggaggagaggaggataagGAGGATGAGGTGGAAGAGGGTgatgagaagaggaggagagaaggatgagggagagagtatAAGACAATCTTTACACGGTGTAGAACCAACTCTGTCTCTCAGCTGGAGGTCcctcagcagggggggggggggggggggcgagggaaggagatgggggaggagagagggaggctgggtACGAATAAAGGAGTGAATGTATAAAGACATGCAGAGCTTTCCTCCATAGTCGTGGAGGCATACCTAGTACTCTACCTCCTAGGGCACTATCTCCTGATCGAACACCTCTTACTCCACTGCCTCCTTGTCTAACATCTTCCTTATCCCCTCAATTCTACGAATAAGCAGTTGGTcattttatttaacttttttgaATTAACTACAAAATTAGGATCTGCATTACCAGCACTCATCTGATCACTGAGATGTTATGAATGGTCAGCTTGAGGCTGAGAGCCTGAGGCTGTGTACCAATATTCTCACCTCTCCACCAGGTGGATGAGGTCACTTCCTGGGGGTCCATTAGGGTCGCTTCCTGGGGGGCAAAACATTTATATCTAAAACTCCCTCTGCGTGCATTTTGTTTTGGATTTCTATtagagtgagtgggtgtgtgtgtgtgtgtgtgtgtgtgtgtgtgtgtgtgtgtgtgtgtgtgtgtgttgagggcagCGCGGGGACTATGGTGTGGGGGATAGTTTGTTTATTGAAATGCTGCCAACCTGAATATGTATAAGGCCCCAAGCAGTGATATCCAGGAAACGGTGGTTGCCTCACTTCAATaacatccctggaaggagggattcCTCTTCCTGCATTGCTTCAAGGCTGCTTCTGAGATTCTCCTTTATTGGGCTTATTGTGGTGGGTATCATATAATTCTGTGATGCCCTTGACACATGTTTAAGGGCTATAGGCATactaataaaatgtatgatTCTGTTAAATAGTCATTCAACTTCGAGTTCTGTTTTTAAAACTCGTTAATGAGAGATTTAATATTAGTGCATTGAACTCGTTGACAAATAAATCCGAGCCCACATTACATAAGCTTGGCATCAAGTCATTTGTTAGAAAACTGTGCCACAGGTTGGCAGCGGAGGCCATCTACTGGCCTTTCCAGGTAGTGCAACAACACGTCAAGACGCATGggaatacatttttattgtatCAAACAGTGTCAAAACAGTTTAAAAATATTTGTacaaatatttaataaaaaGATTGACAACATGCACAACTTCCCATAAGTATTCTGCCCCACACtagtaaaaaaaaagacgaaAAGTAGCATAGAGTCGCAGAACGACCCCATCATAAAGACGAGGTTAGATCGGGTTAAATCGTAACCTTCCTTTCAGCCGTGGAGCTACACCGGGAGACATCCATCTCAGCCCGGGCAGGGTGGTCCGCTGAGTCAGCGGGTCAGCCGATATCAAACCGGAACGATTTGTACGCGGAGCACATGGATGGCAAGCCTGGTGATTTCAGGAGCTCAACAACCAGCCGTCTGTTAATCGCTTTCTGTCGCCAAATATTGGCCGAGGTCGGTAGCCAGAATAGCCGTCAGGGGTTCCCTGCGTTTAGGagaaagggtaaaaaaaaaaatgaaagatgtGACGTTACTCCGAAAAACTATAAACAATATCATCGATTTTTTTCTCTTGAACACTCAAAGTGAACGCACCTCATTCTCACTGTTTGGCCTTCCTCTCGCTGTTCTGCAGCTTTTCCACTATTTTCCGTTCGTGTCCACCGGGGTTGGGTCTGTTGGTGTTGTCGCTCGACTCCTTCTTGGTCCTTCCCTTGCGGGCGGCGCCTCCTGGTGAAGACACGGAGAACCGTAAACATACAACAAGAACACTTACGGCAAGTTTAACCagagatatatataaataaataaaaataaaggtgACTTTACTTTGTTTGCAAAGAAAGTAGGCTAACATCCAATGTCTTTTTTCGAAATTAGACGATATTTCTTACCTGTGTATTTGTCCGTCAGATtataatattcatattcatcGTAATACTTCTCTTCAAATTTAGATGGCTCAAGGTTTTTCACGTCGACGAAACTCATGGCTGGTTTTTAAAAGCGTCCGACTTTTAAAATTAGAACAAAGAAAAACCGTTCACTCTGCTTATTATTAAGCGTGGTGAAAAAATAAACAGAGGAAGTGAACTTCAAGTATTGAACTTGATTTAAAAACAGCTCTTGTTGACAGTCCGTCCGTGTTTTGTTCCCTCACGCTGCGGGGTCTTTATAGGCAGGGGAGCTCCGCCCTACCACCGCCCATCGCCAGCCAGGTATCCCCTTTCACAAAAGTTGCATCAGTTTAATCGTTCAATCATAACCAAATGTATCATTTCGACCTAAATCATCGCTAGACCAAGGTCAAAAATACATGTTTGTCGTGGTGTTCCTCTGCCATAATCAACTTTAGTTCATTCAATTGGCTGGTGGTTCGCAGAGGGGAATATACGGTGCAATATCTATTGTTATCcagatgtgttgtgtgtttaatgtgacTCACATCTGGTTTAACTAACTCAAAGTCATGTGTGCTGTTCGTCCCGTGGTGCATGCCTTGTTGTTCTAGAAGGCGAGGTTGTTCATCACAAGGTGGAACATGTGGTTCATTATCACcttttattatgttatttaacaTATATTAATTCCTGTTTGGAAATCTCATGGAGTTTGAGATTGTTTCAATGTAAGTCGTCCTGAGATCAGATACGCCCCCAGTCGACCTTTTCATGTTTCAAAACACGTTAATCTGATAGCGTCTATCTGCAGATAAGATTAACCCGAACATCAGACATTTTACTGGCAGAGTTTATCAGCACCTGGAAATATATCTGGCCAAGGCACCTAAACAACTAGACTTATTTGATATGCCATTCCTAACCAAAATACTGTTTCAGTAATATCGCCATACATTCAATATGAAGTGATTTTTTTGAACTTCTAAACAAAGAGAATGAGAGTGTTAGTGCAGAGGGTATATGTAAACAGTTGATGAAGAACTTTAGTCTTTATGTAACTTTGTTGACTTTATTTGGCAGCACAACAGACATACATGATGTAACAAAAGCAGATGAAAGTGTAAGTCAAATACAGTGAACACAGTTACTGATTCCTCCCAGACGAAGTTCTGCTGACTGGCATAGTCCTGAACTTGTTGCCAAGCTACGATACtttcatgttgtttttctgAGAGTAGGCGGAGAAACTTCTAGATGTTAGCTCCTTCTGACTCATATTCGGCTGTACACTCATAAACACAGTCTGTGTCCGCTTGGAAACATTCTAATTTGGAAAAAatgtcagtgtttttttttgaaAGTTTCTTCCTGACTGGTCCTTGATGTTTTCTAGAAATATTTTTgtttctcctcctactcctgctCTATAGCTCCTGGCTTCCAGCTTTGGTCACATGTCCTTCTGTACTGTAAATATTTGAGCGAATGAGAGCCAAGTCTCTGTCCAAGTTTCTCCTTGTTcctgtttgcacacacacacacacacacacacacacacacacacacacacacacacacacacacacacacacacacacacacacacacacacacacacacagtatttcaTCACATGGCACTTGAGCACGGGTTGGTCAGGAAGCAGATAAGCTGTCTGACCTGAGTCTCTGTTTGTCTGCACAGAAATATCCACTCACAGAACAACAAGTGCATACTCACACATGCTTTCAtttatgtttatgaaatgtgCAGTAGAACTATGATATTTAAATGCTTTAAGTTATGCAAATATATACACCTTATTCCCCTCTTTATTATTTATGTGAAATTTGACTATAACACATTCGTTTTGCTACAAAACTCGGTATTAAAGGTATTACTTGCTGCAATTTTAGCAATGTCGTGCGAGTGGTGTCTTAACCAGTTTTAATTCAATACATAATTTTTACAGTGGATATCGTTAGTAAATATTGGCTTTAATTAAGTAAATCATTATTGAAATGCAATACAATGTGTTAATACACAGTAACGTCCACATGAACGCAGCGTCGGTCCACCATAACAAAACTAATTTTGTCCCTCTTGGCGCTCGGTACGCCTCACGTACTGCTAACCCGCTAATAGCTTAGCATAGCCTAGCCTCCTGCAAACCAAAACAATCAAGGTAGGCCGACTAAAGTCAATGTGGCAGACACACAAATCTCATTTAATAGAGAGATTTAAGATGAGTCCATTTGGTCGTCAATGCAGTGCATGATGCCAATGCACGTGTGTATATTTAGTAAAACCGCTGGCTGTCATAAAGCGGGCTAGTGCTTCGTTAACTGTAGGTTAAAGACACACATTCATGTACACAATCATCACGGATCCACGATTACTGACCCCCTCTTTCCGCAGGTACCAACATGTCCGCCGACACCAAAATAGCCGAACTGCTGACGGAGCTCCATCAACTCATTAAACAGACACAGGTGGGTCAGATTATAATTAATAAACCATATTTCATACCTCTGTATTGGATATTTAATATAAACTACATCCCATACAGATGGGTCCGATAATATTTAACAAACCAGGTCTCATGTGAAGATATTTAATATAAACTACATCCAATATAGGTGGTTCAAAATATTTCAGAAACCATATCTCATACTGCTGGGTTATAATATAAACTCTCATTCAGGGGACAGTACAGAGATTTAAACATTATATTGTCCTCTGTGGATCAGATGATGTTTAactctagcacacacacagagtggatTATGTAATATTTTCTCGGTTGTGTTTATTATAGGTAAACCACTGTGAACCACACCCCTGACCCTGTACTGTATTGCTTCTATCTGTAATATGATCAAGTCTTTTTGCATTTGCACATCAATGTAAATGTCCTATGTTGTCTTCTCTGTCTCAGGAGGAACGCTCGCGCAGTGAACACAACCTGCTCAACATACAGAAAACGCATGAAAGGATGCAGACGGAAAACAAAAGTAAAACATTTAGGCTTTTCAGTTAAACTTCTTGTGTGTTCTATCTTCTCTTCTCTATTCCCCAACATGGACAGTGCACTAACCAACAGCCCCCATCGTTCTATGGGGGCTCTACTAGCCAATGTCAATAGGTTACATATTCAATGCAGATATAGTCAAAAATATCTGCAGTCCACCTGTGAGGATCCTAGAGCATTAAACAGTAACTATGAATATAAAAAGTGAGTATTATACGTAAAGTCATCTATAAATAGTAAGTATAAGACAGTCAATATCTATAAATACTAAGTATTGAACAGTAAATAAAATCCAAATACTAGGTATAACATACTTAATAATAGTCTATAACCATTGAACTGCAAACAACATCTATAAATAGTTAGTATTAAACAGTAATGTAGTGTAATATGTTGAATGTTTTTCTGTCCTCCAGCGTCCCCATACTATCGCACAAAGCTCAGAGGGCTCTACACCACGGCCAAGGCCGACGCAGAGGCAGAGTGCAGGTAGACTGTTTACATGTCAGTCAGCCCAGCTGTCTGTTTAGCTGTTTGTCCATCTGTCTGACTGTCAGCTGGAGGATGCTCAATACAGGGCTAAAGCTAAcacactctcttctctctcgcaCAGTATCCTACGTCACGCACTGGACAAAATAGCAGATATCAAATCCTtgttggaggagaggagattagGTTGGTTATATTCTCCCCCTTTTCAAACTCtttctatatttgtgtgtatctctctctctctttgtttctctgccTATGCCATGCTTTCTCTCtatgcctccctccctcactccatcCCTTTGCATTGGACTGTCACTTGACCACACCCAAAACATTCCACACAGTCACAACTTTCTActagttcatgttcatgttattTATTCACGAGCGCCTCCTTTAGAATAGTAACACCACTGTCTTGTTGATGTTTCTCTCCAGCTGCCAAGATGGCGGGTGTGTACAGCGACACCGACCCCCCCAGGAAGACCATGAGGAGGGGGGTGCTGATGACCCTACTCCAACAGTCGGCCATGACACTCCCTCTGTGGATCGGCAAGCCTGGAGACAGGTAGCtgttactcactcactcactcacagagcTCTCGGATCACTGCTTAGTTCTGGTCGGATGGTCGATTGGTTGGTCGACATGCACTTGTACGACCAAATTCCTATTGGTCAGACAATCGCTGGTGTTACTAGCATGAGTAAAAATAAAAGCTTCTTATTCCATTATTTATTGGGGTgggtgggatatatatataattatgaatATAAATTATATCCAAAGCACTGTAGTTTCTGTTTTCTTAAAAacctctcatatatatatattaggtcCTCACATAAATGTTTTTGTTCCACTATTTCTCTCAACAAAATTCTGTCCGTCTTTCCTCTcgctcccctccctctatcctccctctctcttctgtctcttctccctgccctccttttctcttcttctccccctccctcctccgttggtggtcccagcccccccccactgtgcGGTGCGACCCCAGCCAGCAGCGACTACGTGGCCAAGCAAGGCGACAAGGTGGCGGCTCGCGTGAAGGCTGTGGACGGAGACGAACAGTGGATCCTGGCTGAGGTGGTCAGCTACAGTCACTCCACCAACAAGTAGGAGCCTAGCCCACCACTAACCTCTACCAGCTAGTAGGAGCCTAGGACACCACTAACCTCTACCAGCTAGTAGGAGCCTAGCCCACCACTAACCTCTACCAGCTAGTAGGAGCCTAACCCACCACTAACCTATACCAGCTAGTAGGagcctaactctaaccctccaTCAACAAGTAAGACCTTAACTGCCAGCGACAAAGAGGACCCTAACCTCCACCAACCTGAAACACTAACCTTCACCAACAAGAAGGAGGCTAACCCTACACTATCCCTAATAGATGCTCAAGGTGAAAGGTTATTAGCACGAGCAAACAATGGCTACTGAGTTCTCTAGAGGGGCATAGCAATGTGTTGTTAGTGGACACTGATCTAGCAACGTTGAACACGTTGCTGTAGTATTTATGTTGCGTAACAACTTTTTTGACAAAATGTAGACATTGGCACTGGTGTAGAGCTCCTGTTGTTTGTTAGATAACTACTGGTTACCTTATTTCTGCTAGGGCACTTCTCACTTCTACTAGGGTACTCTGAACTTCTACCAGGGTACTTTAGGAGAAAGGCTCTGAGTTTTGTTCCcgtcctcaccctcctcccctcctctcaccttTTCCTTTCACCCTCTCAGGTATGAAGTGGATGACATCGACGAGGAGGGAAAAGAGTGAGTCAGCAGAACTGTCCTCCATCCCTGCCGACccgttttgtatttgtgtgtgtgtgtgtgtgtgtttgcgtgtctgtgcccgtatgtttcggtgtgtgttttgtgtttatgcgtgtgtgtgtgttttatgtatgtgtttgtgtgtgttttgtatatgtgtgtgcgtgtgtgtgtgttttatgtatgtgtttgtgtatatgtttctgtgtgtgttttgtatatatgtgtgtgtgtgtgtgtgtgttttatgtatgtgtttgtgtgttttgtatatatatgtgtttgtgtgtgtgtgttttatgcatgtatttgtgtgtgttttgtatatatgtgtgtgcgtgtgtgtgtgtgttttatgtatgtgtttctgtgtgtgttttgtaaatgtgtgtgcgtgtgtgtatgtgtttttgtgtgttttgtatatgtgtgtgtgtgtgtgtgtgtgttttatgtatgtatgtgtgtgtgtgttccaggagaCACACTCTGAGCAGGAGGAGGATCATCCCGCTCCCCCAGTGGAAGGCCAACCCGGAGACGGACTCCGAGGCTCTGTTCAGTAAGGACCAGCTGGTCCTGGCCCTCTACCCACAGACCACCTGCTTCTACCGGGCCCTGATACACAGCCCCCCACAC includes these proteins:
- the nupr1b gene encoding nuclear protein 1b, whose product is MSFVDVKNLEPSKFEEKYYDEYEYYNLTDKYTGGAARKGRTKKESSDNTNRPNPGGHERKIVEKLQNSERKAKQ
- the sgf29 gene encoding SAGA-associated factor 29 — translated: MSADTKIAELLTELHQLIKQTQEERSRSEHNLLNIQKTHERMQTENKTSPYYRTKLRGLYTTAKADAEAECSILRHALDKIADIKSLLEERRLAAKMAGVYSDTDPPRKTMRRGVLMTLLQQSAMTLPLWIGKPGDSPPPLCGATPASSDYVAKQGDKVAARVKAVDGDEQWILAEVVSYSHSTNKYEVDDIDEEGKERHTLSRRRIIPLPQWKANPETDSEALFSKDQLVLALYPQTTCFYRALIHSPPHRPQDDYSVLFEDTSYADGYSPPLNVAQRYVVACKENKKK